Genomic window (Candidatus Cloacimonas sp.):
AAATCGGGAAATGGTATCCCGAGCCCGAAAAGCGGCGGTAAAGATAACGAATTCATTTGCTTGGCTGTTTGAGGGTTATTCTACGGTTGCTACGGAGAGGACGGTTTTGCGCTTGATGGGTATAGATGGTGCCCTTAAAGATGGTAAACCATTGCCCAATGTAGTGATAGATAATTTGGTGGAAAATTCCGCTCTGCCGAAAGGGGCAGCGATCTGGGTGGCTAATGCTATGTTAAAGAAAGGGCTAACTGCTCAGGAAGTAGCGGAAGCAGTTGCCTATAAAGGTTTGGAGCTTACTCAAATTCCTCTTGCTCAAGGCGCAGAAATTATGGATACCCTTAATCCTTTGGTAGAAAAGAGATTGGGACAGATAAAAGCGCAAAAGGAAAAAAGAGAAGAACTGCTGGCAAAATATCAGCCCCGTCCTCAGCCAGCTACATATGTAATTGTCGCTACGGGAAACATTTATGAAGATGTAACCCAAGCCAGGGCTGCGGCAAGAGAAGGCGCTGATGCCATTGCCGTTATCCGTTCTACGGCTCAGTCCCTCTTGGATTATGTGCCTTATGGAGCTACTACGGTGGGTTTTGGTGGCACTTTTGCCACGCAGGAAAATTTTAAGATTATGCGGAAAGCGCTGGATGAGGTATCGGAAGAAGAAAAGCGTTATATACACTTAACTAATTATGCCAGTGGACTTTGTATGCCTGAAATTGCAGCCATGGGGGCAATGGAACGCTTGGATATGATGTTAAACGACGCTATGTATGGCATTTTGTTCAGAGACATTAACCCCAAAAGAACTTTATTGGATCAATATTTTGCCCGAATGATCAATGCGTATGCGGGCATTGAAATTCAGACCGGAGAAGATAATTATTTAACAACTTCCGATGCTGTGGAAAAGGCATATACGGTTACCGCGAGCCAGTTGATAAATGAAAGTTTTGCCATTTTAAGCGGAATAAAACCGGAAAAAATGGGTTTGGGACATGCTTTTGAGATTGATCCGGAGCTGGAAAACAGTTTTAGTTATGAATTGGCACACGCTCTTTTAACTAAGACCCTCTTTCCCAATTCACCGGTAAAATATATGCCTCCAACCAAGTTTGCCAGTGGCAATATTTTTAAGACCTATCTGCTGAATGCAATGTTCAATTTTATTGGGCAATTAACTGAGCAGGGGGTTCAGCTTTTAGGAATGATGACGGAAGCAATTCACACTCCTCATTTGGCAGATAGAGCTTTAGCCATAGAAAATGCTCAATACATATTTAAGGCGGTTAAAGACCTAAACCAAAATCTTTGTCTGACAGAAGATAGTTTTATTAATAAAAGAGCCAACGAGGTCTTGGCTCAAGCGACGGAATTTCTGGAAAAAGTAGCCGAAGAAGGGCTGTTTAGCGCTATGGCAAAAGGAGAATTTGCAGAAATTAAGCGTCCCGAAAATGGCGGAAAAGGTCTGGAAGGTGTATTTATAAAAGACAATGACTACTATAATCCTTTTATGGAAAGTATGAAACAGGAGCTTAAGCTATGAGCAAAAATATCATTCGTCCCTATGGGGATACCTTAAATGACGGCAAAATGCAGCTCTCGTTCACTTTGCCTGTTTCCTGCGATGCTTTGGGAAAAGAAGCAGCGAATAGATTATTTATGCAAATTGGTTTTGAAGAAGCAGAAATTACAAGTATGCAAGATTTGACTGAGGGTTTTACTCATTTTATCGCTTATGCCGTAACTTCCATTAGTGTAGATATCAGTAAAATAAAAGTAAAAGTAGTGGAAACACCGGTGCTGACGATGGAAGAAACCGATGCTTTCGTGGCAGAACATTTGGGTAGAAAAATAATAGTTGTCGGCGCTTGCATAGAAAGTGACGCTCATACCGTAGGAATTGATGCCATAATGAATATGAAGGGCTACAATCATAGATATGGATTGGAACGCTATCATAGTTTTAATGCCATAAATATGGGCGCTCAAGTTCCCAGTGAAGAATTGCTTGCCAAAGCCAGAGAAGTGAATGCCGATGCTATTTTGGTTTCGCAAGTGGTTACTCAAAAGAACATTCATATAAAGAATTTGACGCGTTTGATTGAACTTGCCGAGGCGGAAGGTCTGCGCGATAAAATGTTGTTTATTTGTGGTGGACCGCGCATTTCTTATGAACTTGCCATCGAACTTGGTTATGATGCTGGTTTTGGAGCTGGATCTTATGCTACTGATGTTGCCAGCTATATTGCCATAACCTTGGCAAAACGAAAAGCCCTAAAATAAGTAATGCTGAAAAGGTTTAAGCGTTAATTTATGCTGTCTTTAATAATAACGATAATCGCCTTCGGATTGATGATTTTTGTGCATGAATTCGGGCATTTTTTAGCTGCCCTGTATTTTAAGGTTGGAGTGGAAAAATTCTCCATCGGTTTTGGCAAAGCAATTTGGCAAGCCGAAAAAAATGGCATTGAATATCGAGTGGGTTGGATTCCTTTGGGCGGTTATGTTAAAATGCAAGGTGATAATCCGGAAGAATATGTGGATAATGAAGAAAAAGGCACTTTTTTAGGAACTTCCTGGTTTAAAAGAGCCATCATTGCCTTTAGCGGACCTTTTGCTAATGTAATTTTGGGGCTGTTACTATTCATCATTGCCTTTATGCTGCCGCAAAAGCAAGAGGACCTTTTGCCAGTTGTTCAAAATGCCAAAGGAATTTGGGCGGAATATTTTAGTCCGGCGGATAGTATTGTAAGCGTAAATGGAAAGCCAGTTAAGGGTTTTCAGGAATTTTTGCTTATACTTACAAATGAAAAGACCAATACTATCGAGTATATTCATAACGGGCAACGGACCTTTCTGGAAGTTAGTTCTGCCCAAGCTGATTCATTACTAAAATCTTTGGAGCCCAAAGTTGATACAATAATCGGTGAGGTCTTTACGGGAATGCCTGCCTGGCGAGGTGGTTTAAAACCCGGAGATAAAATTTTGGCAGTGGATAGTGTGAATGTTTCCGATTGGTATGAAATGCGGGAAAGAATAATTGGCTCTAAAAAGGAAGGGGTGGAACTGACCATTTTGCGCAACGGGAAAATTGTGAAACGAACCATAGCTTTGGAAGAAAATGTCTCGATGGGTGATCAGAAAATGATTGGGATCAGCCAATATATGCCAGTGAAAAGTGTTACAAAATATAATATCTCTCAGGCAGTAAATTACGGAACACGCAGCACTATCAATTTTATTGCGATGAATTATGTGGGCTTATATAAACTATTCTTAAAACCGGAGCAGCTGAAAAATAACCTGGGTGGACCTGTTATGATTGCTACAATGGGTCAGCAAGTTGCCCAACGCGGTATTGGTTCCTTAATTATTTTTCTGGGCTCCATCAGTTTGGTTTTGATGATTATGAATCTTTTACCCATTCCGATTTTGGATGGGGGACATATATTTTTTGCCATTATAGAAGGAATTATCAGAAGACCGGTTCCGATAAAAGTGCAAGCGTTTTTACAAAGAATTGGTTTTGCATTGCTATTGCTATTAATGATTTATGCTTTCTATGCGGATATTTCCAAGCTGCTTATTCGGCAATTCTCGCTGAGGCAATAGATGTTCAGTTTTTCTTTACAAAAGAAATCCGGAAAGGCAAGAGCCGGCGTGATAAAAACTGACCACGGAGATATTCAAACACCGGTTTTTATGCCAGTAGGAACTTTGGGAACAGTGAAAGCAATGAGCCCCAAAGAATTGGAAGAAGTGCAGGCACAAATAATTTTGGGCAATACCTATCATCTGTATATGCGTCCTGGGCATAATTTAATTCAAAAGGCGGGTGGCTTACATAAATTCATCAGTTGGAATCATCCCATTTTAACGGATAGCGGTGGTTTTCAAGTAATGAGTTTGGCAGGACTTCGCAAAATTAGTAAAGAAGGCGTAAAATTCCAATCTCATATTGACGGTTCGCCTCATATATTTACTCCCGAAAAAGTGATAGAAATTCAGGAAGCTCTTGGTGCAGATATAATTATGAGCTTCGATGAATGCCCTCCTTATCCTTCTACCAGGCAATATGTAGAAAAATCGCTGGCTACAACTTTGGATTGGGCTGAAAGAGGCAAAAATGCCTTTACCAATAGTGAACATCAGGCACTTTTCGGAATTGTTCAGGGTGGAATTTATGAGGACTTAAGAATAAAATCTGCTTTGGCTTTAATGGAAATGGATTTTCCCGGCTATGGAGTGGGTGGTCTTGCCGTGGGAGAAGAAAAAGAAGACCTCTTTAGAATTACTTCCTTATTAAATGACATTTTGCCTGTGGATAAACCTCGCTATTTGATGGGGGTGGGAACTCCCAGTGATTTATTGAATAATATAGATCGTGGAATTGATATGTTTGATTGTGTGATGCCAACTCGTAATGCTCGCAAAGGAAGTATCTTTACTCGTTATGGAAAAATGATCATTAAGGCGGCACGCTATAAAGATGATTTTAAGCCCATTGATCCTTTATGCGGATGTTATACTTGCACTCATTTCAGCCGTGCATATATCAGACATTTAATTACAATGAACGAGATTTTGGGAATGCGATTAACTACTATCCACAGTTTATGGTTCTATCAAGAACTGATGCAATTGGCAAGAAAAGCAATTCTGGAAGAGAGATGGAATGAATTTCTGGCAGAAATGCTCCCGGTTTTGGATACCATTGTTCAGTAAGAAGATTGTTTTATACGGTCTTTGCTTTGTTGTCTTTTGGTTTGTTAAAAGTGGTCTTTTTTGCCAAGAAAAAGAAGAAATTAGTGCTTCCGATTCCATACACATAGAGGTTCCGGAACCCTGGACGGGGAATTGGCTGTATAAAAAAGTTTATCCTCTCATATTTAAAGTGGAAAATGAACGCGAGCAGGAATTGGATACTTACACTGGTTTTGAACAATATGCCGGTAAACAAATCAGTAATATTTTCATAGTTAATTTGGATGTTTTTGATCTGCTTACCAATAAATCAGATAAGCATATATATAACAAGATTTTGGCTTTGGGAAATCAAGTGCACTATAAAACCCGAGATTGGACTTTGGAAAATATGCTGTTTTTTGCCGAAGGGGATATGATAGATGCAGAAGTTATGAATCGCAACCTTGCCTATATCAAAAACCTGTCATATCTAAGAGAAGCGGAATTTCTGATTAGTGAAAATGAGGATAATACCGTAGATGTCTTCGTTCTGGTGCGCGATAAATTTTCACTGGAACTCTCTGGCAGAATTATCTCCACCGAAAAATATCGCTTGAAGATAAATGAACAAAATATACTTGGCTTGGGGCTAGGACTAAAACACATCTGGCATATCAACCCTAAAGAAATGAAGACCCTTAGCTGGGAGAGTTATTTTAAAAATGCCAACATTAAAGGAACTTTTTGGGGTGCGGATGCCTATTGGCTATACTATCCTGGTAAGCAAACCCGGGATTTGTATTTCAGCCATCCATTTCTATATCCTGCCACTCCTCATTCCGGAGGTTTGGAAATAAGGGATTATGATGTTCATCCGCCTGCAGATACAATTGCTTCTGAAAAAATAACCTTAAGTTCCTGGTATGCACATAGTTTTGGTTATCCGAATCATCTGACTAATGCTTACAAATATGCTGCCTTGGCTCTGGAAAGGAATTGGTTTCCGGAAAGGCCTGAAGTTAGCGAAAATATAGGTAAACCCTGGCACGAAAATATCTTTGCCTTAAGTTCCCTGGCGTTCAGTAAAACAAGCTATACGGCGCTGAGAAATGTAAACACCTATTTGGTAAATAACATTTTGCCGGTTGGTTACTTATGGGAAAACTTGCTTGGCTATGAATGGGGTGAATTTCGCAATCGTTGTTTTCTGGGGACACATTGCTCTTGGGCAGATAAATATGACAATGGCTCATATTTATATCTATTTAGCGCTCTGGAAACATATCTGGCTCAAGATGGGCTGGAACAAAGCATAATTGCCGTTGAACCTCTTTATATTTCACCCTTACAAATATATGGCAGTTGCCGCAGCAGATTTTTCAGCAACAGTAATTTAATTATCGGAAGTAAATGCTTGAATAGGGAGCAAATGAATGTTTCCTCCCTTTCGGGCTATAGAGGTATTTGGAATCTGGAAGGTAGTAAAATCCTGCGCTCCAGTATTGAAAACGATCTTGCTTTACCCTCGCAAATTTGGGGTTTTAATATAGGACTCTTTGCCTTTCTGGATTGCGCTTTTGGGGCAACGGACTTAGCTGATATAAGTACTAAAAATATTCTGCTGACCGAAGGGGGCGGTATAAAAGTAAATAATCCTGCCTTAATTTGGGATTCCATAGAGCTCTGCTTCGCTCTGAATCAAAAAAAGGCAAGTAAGGGAGAATGGAAAATATCTCTGTCCACAAATCGGGGAATCGAACTTCCTGAATTCTCTGGCAAGAAGCCACAGACCTACAAATTTCAGTGATCAGTAAGTGGGAAGTATGTGTAGTCCTGCTTTACATAAAGAAAAAAATAAGTGTGAAGGAAGATGAGGCAAAGATGAGAAAATTGGATGTTGTTAACATTTATATTGCGGAAACGGAATGCCTAATAAAGCTATATAACTTTCTTTATTACAACTGATTATAATCATTATTCGTAGGTATCGCAGTTCTTCCTTTTTTTCTTTCGGAGGGGAATAAGTTTTGCTTGACAGTATAGCTATATTTATTAAGAGGTCAAAATGGGTTGTTTTGAAAGGACTAATTTCAGCCAACCTTAATACTTGTTTGATAGAATTTGTTAATTATCAAGAAAAGGAGATAATATGAAATCACAAGTTCACAAACTCCTTCTTCTGCTGATGCTTTCAGCAATTACCCTTGTTGCGTATGCAACTGTTAATGAATACTCTTTTGAGTCAATTCTGGGAACATTTACTGAAATCAGTGGGGGAACAACTCACGGAACCAGTGCAAATGACAATGAATGTTTTTTAGCCATTCCACTGGGTTTCAC
Coding sequences:
- a CDS encoding lysine 5,6-aminomutase subunit alpha, encoding MLKLNLNREMVSRARKAAVKITNSFAWLFEGYSTVATERTVLRLMGIDGALKDGKPLPNVVIDNLVENSALPKGAAIWVANAMLKKGLTAQEVAEAVAYKGLELTQIPLAQGAEIMDTLNPLVEKRLGQIKAQKEKREELLAKYQPRPQPATYVIVATGNIYEDVTQARAAAREGADAIAVIRSTAQSLLDYVPYGATTVGFGGTFATQENFKIMRKALDEVSEEEKRYIHLTNYASGLCMPEIAAMGAMERLDMMLNDAMYGILFRDINPKRTLLDQYFARMINAYAGIEIQTGEDNYLTTSDAVEKAYTVTASQLINESFAILSGIKPEKMGLGHAFEIDPELENSFSYELAHALLTKTLFPNSPVKYMPPTKFASGNIFKTYLLNAMFNFIGQLTEQGVQLLGMMTEAIHTPHLADRALAIENAQYIFKAVKDLNQNLCLTEDSFINKRANEVLAQATEFLEKVAEEGLFSAMAKGEFAEIKRPENGGKGLEGVFIKDNDYYNPFMESMKQELKL
- the tgt gene encoding tRNA guanosine(34) transglycosylase Tgt; translated protein: MFSFSLQKKSGKARAGVIKTDHGDIQTPVFMPVGTLGTVKAMSPKELEEVQAQIILGNTYHLYMRPGHNLIQKAGGLHKFISWNHPILTDSGGFQVMSLAGLRKISKEGVKFQSHIDGSPHIFTPEKVIEIQEALGADIIMSFDECPPYPSTRQYVEKSLATTLDWAERGKNAFTNSEHQALFGIVQGGIYEDLRIKSALALMEMDFPGYGVGGLAVGEEKEDLFRITSLLNDILPVDKPRYLMGVGTPSDLLNNIDRGIDMFDCVMPTRNARKGSIFTRYGKMIIKAARYKDDFKPIDPLCGCYTCTHFSRAYIRHLITMNEILGMRLTTIHSLWFYQELMQLARKAILEERWNEFLAEMLPVLDTIVQ
- a CDS encoding OAM dimerization domain-containing protein, giving the protein MSKNIIRPYGDTLNDGKMQLSFTLPVSCDALGKEAANRLFMQIGFEEAEITSMQDLTEGFTHFIAYAVTSISVDISKIKVKVVETPVLTMEETDAFVAEHLGRKIIVVGACIESDAHTVGIDAIMNMKGYNHRYGLERYHSFNAINMGAQVPSEELLAKAREVNADAILVSQVVTQKNIHIKNLTRLIELAEAEGLRDKMLFICGGPRISYELAIELGYDAGFGAGSYATDVASYIAITLAKRKALK
- the rseP gene encoding RIP metalloprotease RseP translates to MLSLIITIIAFGLMIFVHEFGHFLAALYFKVGVEKFSIGFGKAIWQAEKNGIEYRVGWIPLGGYVKMQGDNPEEYVDNEEKGTFLGTSWFKRAIIAFSGPFANVILGLLLFIIAFMLPQKQEDLLPVVQNAKGIWAEYFSPADSIVSVNGKPVKGFQEFLLILTNEKTNTIEYIHNGQRTFLEVSSAQADSLLKSLEPKVDTIIGEVFTGMPAWRGGLKPGDKILAVDSVNVSDWYEMRERIIGSKKEGVELTILRNGKIVKRTIALEENVSMGDQKMIGISQYMPVKSVTKYNISQAVNYGTRSTINFIAMNYVGLYKLFLKPEQLKNNLGGPVMIATMGQQVAQRGIGSLIIFLGSISLVLMIMNLLPIPILDGGHIFFAIIEGIIRRPVPIKVQAFLQRIGFALLLLLMIYAFYADISKLLIRQFSLRQ